The following coding sequences lie in one Cannabis sativa cultivar Pink pepper isolate KNU-18-1 chromosome 5, ASM2916894v1, whole genome shotgun sequence genomic window:
- the LOC115716956 gene encoding uncharacterized protein LOC115716956, producing MRSWQAYMKSSALCASLILFLIFLLVSTFVPIRFSNTTDLLNAIKSHKYTQKNPKTPRPKIEIPLNCSAYNLTIRTCPSNYPATYNPEEDLDRPSSATCPEFFRWIHEDLRPWAQTGISREMVEKAKNMGLANFRLVILKGKVYLETYRKSFQTRDIFTIWGILQLLRKYPGKIPDLDLMFNCGDPPVVMSRAFIGPNATSIPPVFNYCKDKNTLDIIFPDWSFWGWPEVNIRPWIPLLKQIKEGNNKKKWEDKEPYAYWKGNPKVAATRKDLLKCNVSPKQDWNARLYVQDWKREQRQGYRQSNLADQCTHKYKIYIEGAAWSVSEKYILACDSVPLIVKPRFFDFFSRGLIPLHHYWPIKDNDKCRSIKFAVDWANSHQKEAQEMGKRTSGFIQKELKMDNVYDYMFHALNEYAKLLQYEPTIPEKAIEICSESMACTATGRNKDFMIESMVNSSADSAPCTMAPSYDPSSLYSLLRKNANIIEKVSSWEKQYWENQTRKP from the exons ATGAGGAGTTGGCAGGCATATATGAAGTCTTCGGCACTatgtgcttctttaattctcttcCTGATCTTCCTTTTAGTTAGTACGTTTGTTCCGATTCGATTCTCCAACACCACT GATCTTCTAAATGCTATTAAGTCCCACAAATACACTCAAAAGAACCCCAAAACACCTCGTCCGAAAATTGAAATCCCACTCAACTGCTCTGCTTACAATCTTACAATAAGAACTTGCCCTTCAAACTATCCCGCCACTTACAACCCTGAAGAAGATCTCGACCGTCCATCGTCTGCCACGTGTCCAGAATTCTTTCGATGGATTCACGAAGATCTGAGGCCCTGGGCCCAGACAGGTATCTCAAGGGAAATGGTAGAGAAAGCAAAGAATATGGGATTGGCCAACTTTAGATTGGTGATACTAAAAGGCAAGGTTTACCTAGAGACCTATAGAAAGTCGTTTCAGACCAGAGATATTTTTACGATATGGGGTATCCTACAGTTGCTACGGAAGTACCCAGGTAAAATTCCTGACTTGGACCTCATGTTCAATTGTGGGGACCCACCAGTTGTTATGTCAAGAGCATTTATTGGGCCCAATGCCACGTCAATACCTCCAGTTTTTAATTACTGCAAAGATAAAAATACACTTGATATTATCTTCCCTGATTGGTCTTTTTGGGGTTG GCCTGAGGTAAACATAAGGCCATGGATACCATTATTGAAGCAGATAAAAGAAGGTAACAATAAGAAGAAATGGGAAGACAAAGAACCTTATGCTTATTGGAAAGGAAATCCCAAAGTTGCTGCCACAAGAAAAGATCTTCTTAAATGTAATGTCTCTCCTAAACAAGACTGGAATGCTCGTCTTTATGTCCAG GACTGGAAACGAGAACAAAGACAAGGGTATAGACAATCAAATTTGGCAGACCAATGCACTCATAA GTACAAGATTTACATAGAAGGAGCTGCTTGGTCTGTTAGTGAGAAATACATTCTTGCATGTGACTCTGTTCCATTAATAGTGAAGCCACGTTTCTTTGATTTCTTCAGTCGAGGTTTGATACCATTGCACCATTATTGGCCCATAAAGGATAACGATAAATGTCGATCCATTAAGTTTGCTGTTGATTGGGCTAACTCTCACCAGAAAGAG GCACAAGAAATGGGAAAGAGAACAAGTGGATTTATCCAAAAGGAATTAAAAATGGACAATGTATACGATTACATGTTTCATGCTCTAAATGAATATGCCAAGCTCTTACAATATGAGCCAACAATACCTGAAAAAGCTATTGAAATATGTTCAGAGTCTATGGCTTGCACAGCTACAGGACGAAATAAGGACTTCATGATTGAATCAATGGTGAATAGTTCTGCGGATAGTGCCCCGTGTACCATGGCTCCTTCCTATGATCCTTCGTCTTTATATTCACTTCTTCGGAAAAATGCTAATATTATTGAAAAAGTGAGCTCCTGGGAGAAACAATATTGGGAGAATCAAACTAGAAAGCCATAG